The following nucleotide sequence is from Methanobrevibacter gottschalkii DSM 11977.
ATGCCCAGAACACTTTACAGATACGTAATGTGTTTTGAGTAACAGGTTCAGATAAGTCCCCACCAGGAGGAGATACTGCACCAACAACAGAAATAGATGCTACATGAGGTTCGGAACCAATAGTTTCTACTCTTCCTGCTCTTTCGTAGAATTGAGCTAATCTGGATGCTAAGTATGCCGGATAACCTTCTTCCCCAGGCATTTCTTCTAATCTTCCAGAAATCTCCCTCATAGCTTCAGCCCATCTGGAGGTTGAATCAGCCATGAGCGCTACATCGTAACCTTGATCACGGTAATATTCAGCAATAGTAATACCTGTGTATACACATGCTTCACGAGCTGCTACTGGCATGTTTGAAGTGTTTGCAATAAGAACAGTTCTGTCCATTAATGGGTTACCAGTTTTAGGGTCGTCAAGGAATGGGAATTCAGTAAGTACTTCAGTCATTTCGTTACCACGTTCTCCACATCCAATGTATACAACGATATCTGCATCTGCCCATTTAGCTAATTGTTGCTGTGTAACAGTTTTACCGGATCCGAAAGGACCAGGAATAGCTGCCGCTCCACCTTTAGCTACAGAGAAGAAAGTATCTTGTGCTCTTTGACCAGTTACTAAAGGTACATCTGGATCTAATTTTCTTACATAAGGACGGCTTTTTTTAACAGGCCATTTTTGGAGCATTTGTACTTTTTGTCCACCAACTTCAGCAATGTCCTCTAAAATGGTGTATTCACCTTCAGCTGCAATTTCAGTAACTTCACCTTCAAGTGCAGGAGGAACCATGATTTTGTGCAATACTGCAGAAGTTTCTTGTACTTCACCAAGTACATCTCCAGCTTTTAAGACATCTCCGACTTTAGCAACAGGTTTGAATTCCCATTTTTTCTCTTTATTAATGGAATCTACATCAATACCTCTAGCAATGAAATCACCAGAAGCTTCTCTGATAATTCTTAAAGGTCTTTGAATACCATCAAAAATGGAACTCATTACACCAGGACCAAGTTCTACGGATAATGCTCCACCAGTACATTCAACTACTTCACCAGGTTGGATACCTGCTGTTTCTTCATATACTTGGATAGTAGCAGTGTCACCTTCAAGCTCAATAATCTCTCCAATAAGCTTTTCGTTACCTACCCTAACCATCTCAAGCATCTGAGCCCCTCTCATACCATCTGCGACAATAACAGGCCCAGCAATCTTAATAATATTTCCTTCAATAATCATTTAACCATCTCTACCCCGATAACTCTTCTAATAAGGTCATTTATTTGATCAGATGATCCTTCAGAGGACCCATCTTTACCAGGTATTTCAATTATCATTGGTAAAACACTTGAACCAATTTTCCTATTAATATGTTCTCTTATTTCATTTGCCATTAATTGAGTAATGATAATAATTGAAATTTCGTCTTCTAAAAATTTATCAAAAGCTGCAATAGCTTCCTCAGAAGTTTTTACAACAACTGCCTGTTTGACACCACCAAGTCTAAAACCAGAAACGGTGTCAATATCACCAATAACTGCTACTGAACTCATATTAACATCTCCATGATTTTAGCATTAGGGAAATCAACTTCTCTTTTTGCTCTTGCAATAATTTTTAAATTTTTAATTTCATTTTCTTTTTGACTTAAATAACCAATAATTGGACCAATACCTAATGGTTTTTTAGATGCTAAAGATTTTGAATATTCGGAAGCATAAACATCCAATGCTTTTTCAAATACTGCAACTGAGCCAGTTTCATTGTAAACTGGAACCACATCAGTTAATGCACTAGAATATTTGGTACCTTCCAATCCAGACACTACATTTGTAACATCAGGAGATTCCATTAAATCTTTAAGTTTCCATTCACGTAATTGGTATCCTTCATCTAATATATAAGGAGAGATTGCATCATAATCAAGGCCATCTTCTTTAGCCCTTATAATTAGTTTAAGATTAGTTACATCCACTTGAGTTCCAACATATGCATATAAAATTTGTTTATTTTCATCAGAAGGAACATCAGTAGAACGTAATAATTTGCCCAAGTAATATTTATCTAAAGCAGATTCTAATGGAAGAATCATGTTAGTATTTTCATATTGTGGAAGAGCATCTTCTAAAACTGCAGCATATTCTGTGTTATCCAAACTTGTAACAATATCAGTTACATTTTCAGCATCAGCTAAAGATTCTAAGTCATTATATAAAGCACCACAAGGAATTAATAATTCTTTGGTTTCATCAGCATCATAACCGACTTCTTTTGCAGTTAAAAGACTTTTGATATTGTCAATATCTGCTTTTTTAGACATTACTGCGAAAGGAGCTTTAATATCTTTAGGAGCTAATCTTGCAATAAACTCGTAAGTATTAGCACGTTCAACATCTAATGCTTTATCAAGGGGATATTCATCTAAAACATCAGCATATTCAGGAACACCTTTGAGATAATTTTCAACTTCTTCAATATTGCTGGTTTCAACAATTTCAGAAATTTGTTTTTCATCAAACAATCTTCCTTTTCTAGCTCTTACTCTTGCACTTGGATTAAGATAAGGATAAATGTCCAAAATTGGTCTAGATGTAATGATTACTACTACTGCACCAACAACAAGTAATGAGATTACACAGAGCACTAAGAATGTTTCTTGTGTAAGTCCTACAGAACTTATCAAAGTAGCAATTTGATCTGCCATAATTTATCCTCCCAATTTATTTAAATAATACATTAGCAACTTCACTACGTAAGATACTTTTAAATCTATCTAATCTTGCTTCAATAGTGTTATTTACTTCAATATCTCCATTATTAGTTTTTAAGACTGCTCCACCAATAGTATTGATAGGTTCACCTAATTCGAATTTGATTCCTTCAATTTCGAAAGCATTACCTGAAGATATTTCACTTTTAAATTGATTTGTGTCAGCTTCATTTAATTGGATAATTAAATCATCACCGCCAATTTCATCAGCAGCTTCTTTAATCATTTTAATTAATGAATCTTCATAATCTGCACTTCTGGAAGAAGCTTTTTCTTTTAATTCACCAACAGCTTGACTGAAAGCAGCTTCGATTACTTCTTCTTTAGCGCCTAATTTTGCTCTACGAGCATTCATCTTAGCTTCAGAGATAATTTGCTGATATCTCATATCAGATTGTTTTTTACCATTTTCTAAGATTCTTGTTTTTTCAACTTCAGCAGTTTTATCAGCTTTTGCCTGAATAGCTGAAACTTCTGCATTAACCTCTTGAATGATTACATCAGCTTTCTCTTGGGCTTCAGACATAATGCTTGAAACAATTTTATCTGTGCCTGAGCTCATATAAATTGCCTCCTTAACCTAAGATTCCACCGAATACCATAAGTAAAATAGCAATCAAGAAACCGTAAATAGCTTGTGTCTCTGGTAATGCAGAGAAAATAATACCACGAGCAAACATATCATTGTCTTCAACAATAGCACCAACAGAGGATGCTGCTGCCATACCTTGTCCCATACCGGAACCTAAACCGGCAAAACCAATAGATGCACCTACACCTATAGCTACAATACCGGCTTCAGTAGGTAATCCTTGACCTCCACCTAATAATCCTGAGAATACTAATAATAAGATTGCAACCAAGAAACCGTAAATAGCCTGAGTTTCTGGTAATGCAGAGAAAATAATACCTCTTGCAAACATGTCATTGTCTTCTGCCACTGCTCCTACAGAACCAGCAGCTGCCATACCTTGCCCTAAACCGGAACCTAAACCGGCAAATCCAATTGCTACTCCAGCACCAATAGCTGCTAAAGCAGTACCTAAAGCAATTTCTACCATATTTAATTCACCTTTGAAATAATATTGATTTTATAATTTAATTTAAGATATAAATGAAAAATTTTTGATTTATTTAAGTTTTGTAAATGTCCTATTTGCTTTAAAAGCTTCGAATTTTCCTTTACCACTCATAAAGAATTGTGAGAAAAATTCTACATAGTTAAGACGTAAAGAATTAATAAATGCACCTAATACCTGGAAAGCAAAGTTTGCAATATGTCCAAATATAAAGACAAATATCGCAAGTACTATACCTACATGCGGAACCATGTTGTTTAACATTTGCGCTAAGATGTTTACTGTCATAGCAATACCACCAGTAGCCAAACATAATGCTAAAAGACGTGCGTAAGATAAAACATCTCCCATGTAACCGAAAATATCCATAACACCATATGCGCCATTAGCCCATACCAACATTCCAATAGTTGCAATAATTAAAATTCCACCTAAAGCCATGCCAACCATGCCGATTGCAGGCATCATGTAACCTAAAGCGAGGAGAATAATACCAGCTTCGAAAACAAACCAGCAGAGCTGAGATCCAATAGCTTCTTTCACATTACCGTATCTCAAGTTGTCAATAGCACCAAGTAAAAATCCAACATTAGTGTAAAGAAGACCGACTCCGATAGCTATTAATAAAATAGTATCAGGATGTTTGAATGCTTCGACTGGAGCAAATACAGTTGGTAAACGGAATCCTGCAATTCTTTCTGGGAAGTCCCCAATAAAACCATTAGTTAACAAACCTAAAATAACAGCCCATAGACCAGCCCAAACCAAAATCCATCCAAATGAACGCATAGATTCTTTAACTTTACCTAAACCTCTAATAATTACTACACCAATTGCAGATACAACTAACCCATAAATTGCATCGGTTAAGCAGAAACCGAAGAAGAACGGGAATGTAATTGCAACAAATATTGTTGGATCAATTTCGTTGTAACGTACTGGAGAGTACATATCTACGAGGAATTCGAAAGGTTTTGCATACCATCCATTTTGTTGTAAAATAGGAACATCTTCATCATCTGTACCTTCAATTTCAATTGTTTCAAAGGCACAATGTCCCTCAGAACTTTTTTCAACTAATTGTTCAACTTCCTCTGTATCTTTTACAGGTACCCATGCCTCAAGAACATAAGCATCTTTAGTTTGAACAAAAGATGAAAGAATTTCGTTCTTATCTTTTTCATTTTCTAATTGTTCTTTGAGAGCTAATATTTCATCATCCCATTGTTCAGCGACTGCTCTTAATTCTTTTTTAACAGCAGCACGTTCTGATTCAATAGTCAATAAACGAGAATCAGCACTTGAAATAATATGTTGAGGAGTGCCTTCAACATTAGCTACTTCAATTTTCTCAAAGTCGAATTTACGAAGTGTTGAATAAACATCATCACTAAATTCTTTTAATGTCACTACAGCAATGACTTCACCGTCATCATCATCCATAGGAACAGTAAATATTTCTAATTCATCAGTCAAGTTACTTAATTCATTTTTGATTTCTGAAGTAGATTCAGCATTAATCCTTCCAACAGTAGTAGAAGTGTACTTTGAATCTTTTAAAAGCGCTAAATCCATGTCAAAATGAGATAAACGTTTAGCCAAACTTTTATTAGACTTTAGTTCACTTGTTTCTGAGTCGAGTGCAGCAAGTTTGCCTTCAATAACACTTGTCTTACTTTCCACCTTAGCTAAAGTTTCTTCAGCTTTTTCAATAAAAGCAGGAGTATCCAATTTTTCTACTTCTTTTTGAACTGGCATATCAGGACTAATAAAAGACATTAAAGTGTCTTTTAACCCATGGCCTTCTGATATAGAATTTCCTAATAGTTCAGATATACCATTTGTTTTCATGAGAAGTGAAGATAACTTACCTGTGTAAGGTGTAGCTTTTGAAGGAGTTACTAATTCTGCTAATTCAGGATCTTGCTGAATGCTTTCAGAAATATCACTGACTTGTATAAGCCCTGATTCGTGGAGAGCATCCACTGTAGGTGCTACATACTTATCAAGTGTAACAATTCTAATTTTACGCATTCTAGCTGTCTTGAACATATAAACTCACACTACAATATATTTTTGACAATAATAGAAGCCGCTTCATCAACATTGCCCATAGCTTTATCTTTTAAAGATTTAACTTCAACTTTGGACTGTTCAGAGATAGATTGTGCTTCTTTTTTAGCTTTATCTTCTGCATCAAAAACAGTTTTTTGAGCTTCTTCTTCTGCTGAAATTTTAACTTCTGAAACGGATTCCTCAGCTTTTAAGTTTGCATCAGCAATCATATCTTTTGATTGCGCTTGTGAATCCGCAATAAGTTGTTCAGCATCAGATTCTGCTTTTTTTATCATTGCGATTGCGTCTGATATCTCTGCCATAATTAATCACCATGGTGAATTTAATTTTGTTGTGCAATATATATATCTTTTACTATTCAATATTTAAAATAATAGCTAAAATTAAAAATAAAAGAAAAAAAGTATTCAAAATGATAAATTCATATATAAAAGATAGATAAAAAAAAGAATGAAAGATAAATTAATTATCTATAAAACAATCTTAATATTTTAGGAGGTAATTTCTGTAAATAAGCAAGAATAGCAATTGCAATTATAATTACACCCACTAATGCGAACTCTAAGTTATATGGAAATGCAAGTAACATATATCCTGCAACAGCAATAATAATACCTTCAAAGAAGAAAACTGCCTTTGTCCAACTTGGATTGAACATGATAATCATGTAAGCAACAGCTATCATAATCAATATGATTGCAGTAGCAATGACATCTGTTGTTATTGGTTGATGTCTTAAGAATGGAAGAATTCCCCATATGATTAACAATAAAGAGACTAATACCCCTAGTAATTTGAACATTTTAATATTTGCCATGATAACACTACTTTTTATTTTAATTTCATAATATTTATATCATTTCATATAAAATTAATACATATGGAACGAGCAGTCTGGATAATTTTAAACAATAATTTTTCACTTACATTAGACAGTGAAATAAAAGATGAAAAAATAGTAAATAAAAGATTCTCACCGGGAAGTGATTTATGGACATCAGAACTCCCGCAATTAAGTTTTAGTGACGAAAATATTCAAAAGGATTATGATGAATTTATATCTGATATCATCTCATTATTCTCTGAACCAAGTGTTGATAAAATATTTATTGATGCAAAGATTGGTGAAGAATCCGAAT
It contains:
- a CDS encoding ATP synthase subunit A; amino-acid sequence: MIIEGNIIKIAGPVIVADGMRGAQMLEMVRVGNEKLIGEIIELEGDTATIQVYEETAGIQPGEVVECTGGALSVELGPGVMSSIFDGIQRPLRIIREASGDFIARGIDVDSINKEKKWEFKPVAKVGDVLKAGDVLGEVQETSAVLHKIMVPPALEGEVTEIAAEGEYTILEDIAEVGGQKVQMLQKWPVKKSRPYVRKLDPDVPLVTGQRAQDTFFSVAKGGAAAIPGPFGSGKTVTQQQLAKWADADIVVYIGCGERGNEMTEVLTEFPFLDDPKTGNPLMDRTVLIANTSNMPVAAREACVYTGITIAEYYRDQGYDVALMADSTSRWAEAMREISGRLEEMPGEEGYPAYLASRLAQFYERAGRVETIGSEPHVASISVVGAVSPPGGDLSEPVTQNTLRICKVFWALDASLADKRHFPSIDWLQSYSLYVDSIEGWWADNVAADWRATRDQAMGLLQKESELQEIVQLVGPDALPETDQATLETTRMLREDFLQQNAFDDVDTYCAPTKQYQMLKTILLFYKESLAAVNRGAPIATIAALPVKEEIGKMKYIPQDEFDAKIADIQAAVVKQCSEA
- a CDS encoding V-type ATP synthase subunit F translates to MSSVAVIGDIDTVSGFRLGGVKQAVVVKTSEEAIAAFDKFLEDEISIIIITQLMANEIREHINRKIGSSVLPMIIEIPGKDGSSEGSSDQINDLIRRVIGVEMVK
- a CDS encoding V-type ATP synthase subunit C, whose product is MADQIATLISSVGLTQETFLVLCVISLLVVGAVVVIITSRPILDIYPYLNPSARVRARKGRLFDEKQISEIVETSNIEEVENYLKGVPEYADVLDEYPLDKALDVERANTYEFIARLAPKDIKAPFAVMSKKADIDNIKSLLTAKEVGYDADETKELLIPCGALYNDLESLADAENVTDIVTSLDNTEYAAVLEDALPQYENTNMILPLESALDKYYLGKLLRSTDVPSDENKQILYAYVGTQVDVTNLKLIIRAKEDGLDYDAISPYILDEGYQLREWKLKDLMESPDVTNVVSGLEGTKYSSALTDVVPVYNETGSVAVFEKALDVYASEYSKSLASKKPLGIGPIIGYLSQKENEIKNLKIIARAKREVDFPNAKIMEMLI
- a CDS encoding V-type ATP synthase subunit E; this encodes MSSGTDKIVSSIMSEAQEKADVIIQEVNAEVSAIQAKADKTAEVEKTRILENGKKQSDMRYQQIISEAKMNARRAKLGAKEEVIEAAFSQAVGELKEKASSRSADYEDSLIKMIKEAADEIGGDDLIIQLNEADTNQFKSEISSGNAFEIEGIKFELGEPINTIGGAVLKTNNGDIEVNNTIEARLDRFKSILRSEVANVLFK
- a CDS encoding V-type ATP synthase subunit K (produces ATP from ADP in the presence of a proton gradient across the membrane; the K subunit is a nonenzymatic component which binds the dimeric form by interacting with the G and E subunits), producing the protein MVEIALGTALAAIGAGVAIGFAGLGSGLGQGMAAAGSVGAVAEDNDMFARGIIFSALPETQAIYGFLVAILLLVFSGLLGGGQGLPTEAGIVAIGVGASIGFAGLGSGMGQGMAAASSVGAIVEDNDMFARGIIFSALPETQAIYGFLIAILLMVFGGILG
- a CDS encoding V-type ATP synthase subunit I — its product is MFKTARMRKIRIVTLDKYVAPTVDALHESGLIQVSDISESIQQDPELAELVTPSKATPYTGKLSSLLMKTNGISELLGNSISEGHGLKDTLMSFISPDMPVQKEVEKLDTPAFIEKAEETLAKVESKTSVIEGKLAALDSETSELKSNKSLAKRLSHFDMDLALLKDSKYTSTTVGRINAESTSEIKNELSNLTDELEIFTVPMDDDDGEVIAVVTLKEFSDDVYSTLRKFDFEKIEVANVEGTPQHIISSADSRLLTIESERAAVKKELRAVAEQWDDEILALKEQLENEKDKNEILSSFVQTKDAYVLEAWVPVKDTEEVEQLVEKSSEGHCAFETIEIEGTDDEDVPILQQNGWYAKPFEFLVDMYSPVRYNEIDPTIFVAITFPFFFGFCLTDAIYGLVVSAIGVVIIRGLGKVKESMRSFGWILVWAGLWAVILGLLTNGFIGDFPERIAGFRLPTVFAPVEAFKHPDTILLIAIGVGLLYTNVGFLLGAIDNLRYGNVKEAIGSQLCWFVFEAGIILLALGYMMPAIGMVGMALGGILIIATIGMLVWANGAYGVMDIFGYMGDVLSYARLLALCLATGGIAMTVNILAQMLNNMVPHVGIVLAIFVFIFGHIANFAFQVLGAFINSLRLNYVEFFSQFFMSGKGKFEAFKANRTFTKLK
- a CDS encoding V-type ATP synthase subunit H is translated as MAEISDAIAMIKKAESDAEQLIADSQAQSKDMIADANLKAEESVSEVKISAEEEAQKTVFDAEDKAKKEAQSISEQSKVEVKSLKDKAMGNVDEAASIIVKNIL